In Myxococcus virescens, a single window of DNA contains:
- a CDS encoding DUF3943 domain-containing protein translates to MRHSQWCGRRGPAARWRKVALLVSLLPSLAQAAELPADAPRAEDEEAAAPPPRPRQFWWALGEVTAINLTVWGFNRYIMNKDFARVGLDAWRTNLETGFVWDKDDFSTNQFAHPYHGSTYFNAARDHGFNYWGAMGFTLVGSLQWELFGENHLPSFNDLINTTMGGWAHGEVIYRLSSMLLDQRATGTRRVAREVSAGVLNPIRGFNRVVRGDAWRNAPTPEDWQPPVFAVLTRTGYLNIDAGTTLNQFFAELDLRYGDALRFPVDAPFDAFNLGVQFTTGENRLISRAEVKGALAMLPLENGGNERVLLGAFQHFDYNDTQAYELGGQSIGAGLVYRYLTQEGRELRLALHLRGVVLAGITSEYADMVGRDYDYGPGLGFHFEASYGRWPWEYLKLHAGSTWLHTLNGADGNHLVHEGTLLLDVPLFANLGLGASFTFFERNSFFRDFDTVSRGIPQARVFLSVH, encoded by the coding sequence ATGCGTCACAGCCAGTGGTGCGGCCGGCGCGGCCCCGCGGCGCGATGGCGGAAGGTGGCGCTGCTGGTGTCCCTGCTGCCCTCGCTCGCCCAGGCAGCGGAGTTGCCCGCGGATGCGCCACGCGCCGAGGACGAGGAGGCCGCCGCCCCACCTCCCCGGCCCCGCCAGTTCTGGTGGGCCCTGGGTGAAGTGACGGCCATCAACCTCACGGTGTGGGGCTTCAACCGATACATCATGAACAAGGACTTTGCCCGGGTCGGTCTGGACGCCTGGCGAACCAACCTCGAAACGGGGTTCGTCTGGGACAAGGATGATTTCAGTACCAATCAGTTCGCGCACCCCTACCACGGCAGCACGTACTTCAACGCCGCCCGGGACCACGGCTTCAACTACTGGGGCGCCATGGGCTTCACCCTGGTGGGCAGCCTCCAGTGGGAGTTGTTCGGCGAGAACCATCTGCCCTCCTTCAACGACCTCATCAACACCACCATGGGTGGGTGGGCCCATGGCGAGGTCATCTACCGGCTGTCCTCCATGCTGCTGGACCAGCGCGCCACGGGAACCCGGCGCGTCGCCCGCGAGGTGAGCGCGGGGGTGCTCAATCCCATCCGAGGCTTCAACCGCGTGGTGCGCGGGGATGCCTGGCGCAACGCGCCCACCCCGGAGGACTGGCAGCCGCCCGTGTTCGCCGTGCTGACACGCACCGGCTACCTGAACATCGACGCGGGCACGACGCTGAACCAGTTCTTCGCGGAGCTGGACCTGCGCTACGGCGATGCCCTGCGCTTCCCGGTGGACGCGCCCTTCGACGCCTTCAACCTGGGCGTGCAGTTCACCACTGGCGAAAACCGACTCATCAGCCGCGCCGAGGTGAAGGGCGCGCTGGCGATGCTCCCGCTGGAGAACGGTGGGAACGAGCGCGTGCTGCTCGGCGCCTTCCAGCACTTCGACTACAACGACACGCAGGCCTACGAGCTGGGCGGTCAGTCGATTGGCGCGGGGCTCGTGTACCGGTACCTGACGCAGGAGGGCCGTGAGCTGCGCCTGGCGCTTCATCTGCGAGGCGTGGTGCTCGCGGGCATCACCTCCGAGTACGCGGACATGGTGGGCCGCGACTACGACTATGGCCCGGGCCTGGGCTTCCACTTCGAGGCGTCCTACGGGCGCTGGCCCTGGGAGTACCTCAAGCTGCACGCGGGCAGCACGTGGCTGCACACGCTCAACGGCGCGGACGGCAACCATCTGGTGCATGAGGGCACCTTGCTGCTGGACGTGCCGTTGTTCGCCAACCTGGGCCTGGGCGCCAGCTTCACCTTCTTCGAGCGAAACAGCTTCTTCCGCGACTTCGATACCGTCTCACGCGGAATCCCGCAGGCCCGGGTGTTCCTCTCCGTGCACTGA
- a CDS encoding sialidase family protein — MLNLSGTPTFNFEFQTAVADSNVYIVWSDTSSLDVTHVYLRRSSDQGKSFEPPLRLSNNTGSAYLPTVVAEGKKVYVAWHDQGIQFRVSHDNGRNFDPVVTLAAHGFSPRLAAENSDVYVTWTELTGPRSATQQFRASHDKGMTFGPTLALDDRHGTGVTEMTASNNRVYMVGDNIDADDRPDVYVRTSPDEGTAFAPRLNLSAGEGPGQPSLLARIAVKDQKVHVVWEECNDLFPDTCTILYRRSTDRGASFGPTQAMSGSQGFALAPDLEISGQHVFVAWQDDSPGNFDILLRTSNDHGATFSAPRNLSLSPGYSGAVSLSAAQSHLRVAWEDTTAGSVDIFYRASGDLGASFTPVTDLSNTPTRSSAPRVFASSGGSHGYVAWLEDLTNENTDVFFRRTEAK; from the coding sequence GTGCTGAATTTGAGCGGGACGCCCACCTTCAACTTCGAATTCCAGACAGCCGTCGCCGACAGCAACGTCTACATCGTGTGGAGTGATACATCGTCCCTGGACGTCACCCACGTCTACCTGCGCAGGAGCTCGGACCAGGGAAAGAGCTTCGAGCCTCCCCTGAGGCTGAGCAACAACACCGGGTCCGCCTACCTCCCCACCGTGGTCGCGGAGGGAAAGAAGGTCTACGTCGCCTGGCACGACCAGGGCATCCAGTTCCGCGTGAGCCACGACAACGGAAGGAACTTCGACCCCGTGGTGACCCTGGCCGCGCACGGCTTTTCGCCCCGGCTCGCGGCCGAGAACAGCGACGTGTACGTGACATGGACCGAGCTCACGGGCCCGCGGTCCGCGACCCAGCAATTCCGCGCGAGTCACGACAAGGGGATGACCTTCGGCCCCACCCTGGCGCTGGATGACCGTCATGGCACCGGGGTGACGGAGATGACCGCGTCCAACAATCGCGTCTACATGGTGGGCGACAACATCGACGCGGATGACCGGCCCGACGTGTACGTGAGGACCAGCCCCGACGAGGGAACGGCCTTCGCACCGCGTCTCAACCTCAGTGCCGGCGAGGGCCCAGGACAGCCGTCACTGCTCGCCCGCATCGCCGTCAAGGACCAGAAGGTCCACGTGGTCTGGGAGGAATGCAACGACCTCTTCCCGGACACCTGCACCATCCTCTACCGCCGCAGCACCGACCGGGGAGCGAGCTTTGGGCCCACCCAAGCCATGAGTGGGAGCCAAGGCTTCGCGCTCGCTCCGGACCTCGAAATCTCGGGTCAGCACGTCTTCGTCGCGTGGCAGGACGACAGCCCCGGCAACTTCGACATCCTCCTGCGCACCAGCAACGACCACGGGGCCACGTTCTCCGCGCCGCGCAACCTGAGCCTGAGCCCGGGATACTCCGGAGCCGTCAGCCTCTCCGCGGCCCAGTCGCATCTGCGCGTCGCGTGGGAGGACACCACCGCCGGCTCGGTCGACATCTTCTACCGGGCCAGCGGTGACCTGGGCGCGTCGTTCACCCCCGTGACGGACCTCAGCAACACGCCGACGCGCTCCTCCGCGCCACGTGTCTTCGCCTCCAGCGGCGGATCGCACGGCTACGTGGCCTGGCTGGAAGACCTGACCAACGAAAACACCGACGTGTTCTTCCGCCGTACCGAAGCGAAATAG
- a CDS encoding serine/threonine-protein kinase, which produces MTTLVGRHIGRYRILEQLGSGGMSVVYKGLDTALDREVAVKVLHPHLAGKDESRRRLAREARAVAKLHHPNILEVFDFSAADAQDAFIVTEYIRGQTLKTFLDEGPMDPPELAAMVIHELAAALAHAHESGVIHRDLKPENVMVREDGVLKLMDFGIARLMDIEERMTVTGTLVGSPAHMAPEIIEGLEAGPTADVFSVGIMFYAAMTGRLPFSAPNTTATLKRILDGDYEDARRRVPALSDELADICAICLQRDPERRYPDAARLRDALADYLAGLGFARVGEELVSYFADPASYRKLARQRIVATLLERSERQLAEKRTPRALASLNQVLALDTTNARALALLKSIQRAQRIKTWRRRGLRLGVGVAAAGLLGLGGWKARHANDAEATPPPDATTPGQVAATLPPAPPSEPLVTVAPPDTTPAPKESAGRPGPGTSQPPRPASRAVKGTPAPGGLSPRTDGTPAVGGTVRSMGTRPAGEDEEAPRKPLVRKLPVSILVRPYGSIRVDDGAASAQPLQKHDVEVTPGRHTVTISCDYCEDVVDTIDVQPDGDNVFHLRAQPKASRLSVDFEPAGALVRVGDEFRSAEDSVKTPFEVRSPRGPAGFQHTVVVEVSHPGYVPERRVVHLRPGEPTTLRGSLRPE; this is translated from the coding sequence ATGACGACGCTCGTCGGCCGCCATATCGGTCGCTACCGCATCCTCGAGCAACTGGGCTCGGGGGGCATGAGCGTCGTGTACAAAGGGCTCGACACCGCCCTGGACCGTGAAGTCGCGGTGAAGGTGCTGCACCCGCACCTGGCCGGCAAGGACGAGTCCCGCCGGCGGCTGGCCCGCGAGGCCCGCGCGGTGGCCAAGCTGCACCACCCCAACATCCTGGAGGTCTTCGACTTCTCCGCCGCGGACGCCCAGGACGCGTTCATCGTCACCGAGTACATCCGCGGGCAGACGCTGAAGACGTTCCTGGACGAGGGGCCCATGGACCCGCCGGAGCTGGCGGCCATGGTCATCCACGAGCTGGCCGCGGCGCTGGCGCACGCGCACGAGTCCGGCGTCATCCACCGCGACCTCAAGCCGGAGAACGTCATGGTGCGCGAGGACGGCGTCCTCAAGCTCATGGACTTCGGCATCGCGCGGCTGATGGACATCGAGGAGCGGATGACCGTCACCGGCACGCTGGTGGGCTCGCCAGCCCACATGGCCCCGGAGATCATCGAAGGCCTGGAGGCGGGCCCCACGGCGGACGTCTTCAGCGTGGGCATCATGTTCTACGCGGCGATGACGGGACGGCTGCCCTTCAGCGCGCCCAACACCACCGCCACGCTCAAGCGCATCCTGGACGGGGACTACGAGGACGCACGCCGGCGCGTGCCCGCGCTGTCGGACGAGCTGGCGGACATCTGCGCCATCTGTCTGCAGCGCGACCCGGAGCGGCGCTACCCCGACGCGGCCCGGCTGCGGGACGCCCTGGCGGACTACCTGGCCGGCCTGGGCTTCGCCCGCGTGGGCGAGGAGCTGGTGTCGTACTTCGCGGACCCGGCGTCGTACCGGAAGCTGGCCCGTCAGCGCATCGTCGCCACCCTGTTGGAGCGCAGCGAGCGGCAGCTCGCGGAGAAGCGCACCCCGCGCGCCCTGGCCAGTCTCAACCAGGTGCTGGCGCTGGACACCACCAACGCGCGGGCGCTGGCGCTCCTCAAGAGCATCCAGCGCGCCCAGCGCATCAAGACGTGGCGCCGCCGGGGGCTGCGTCTGGGCGTGGGCGTGGCCGCCGCCGGACTGCTGGGACTGGGCGGCTGGAAGGCCCGCCACGCGAACGACGCCGAAGCCACCCCCCCGCCCGACGCCACCACGCCCGGACAGGTCGCGGCCACGCTGCCTCCGGCCCCGCCTTCCGAGCCGCTCGTCACCGTCGCGCCTCCCGACACCACCCCGGCCCCGAAGGAGAGCGCCGGGCGTCCCGGCCCTGGCACGTCGCAGCCGCCCCGCCCGGCTTCGCGCGCGGTCAAGGGCACGCCGGCGCCGGGAGGCCTGTCGCCGCGGACGGATGGCACGCCGGCCGTGGGCGGCACCGTTCGCAGCATGGGCACACGCCCCGCGGGCGAGGACGAGGAAGCACCGCGCAAGCCGCTGGTGCGCAAGCTGCCAGTGTCCATCCTGGTGCGCCCCTATGGCAGCATCCGCGTGGATGACGGCGCGGCGAGCGCCCAGCCGCTCCAGAAGCATGACGTGGAGGTGACGCCGGGCCGGCACACCGTCACCATCTCCTGCGACTACTGCGAGGACGTGGTGGACACCATCGACGTGCAGCCGGACGGCGACAACGTCTTCCACCTGCGCGCCCAGCCCAAGGCGTCCCGCCTGTCGGTCGACTTCGAGCCCGCGGGCGCGCTGGTGCGCGTGGGCGACGAGTTCCGCTCCGCGGAGGACAGCGTGAAGACGCCCTTCGAGGTCCGCTCTCCGCGAGGCCCCGCGGGCTTCCAGCACACCGTGGTGGTGGAGGTCTCCCACCCCGGCTACGTGCCGGAGCGCCGGGTGGTGCATCTGCGGCCGGGCGAACCCACCACCCTGCGCGGGAGCCTCCGCCCAGAATGA
- a CDS encoding SRPBCC family protein gives MTVVHSTFTIDRVFNAPVPRVFNAFENPEIRRRWFVEGEGWEVGRYELNFQAGGREGGVFRFQGGPEIGNDTLYTDIIPNERIVFAYTMTIAGKRISSSLVTVQFTAEGDKTRMSYTEQGAYFEGGQDAIRGREAGTKELLEKLALEFTR, from the coding sequence ATGACCGTCGTTCACAGCACCTTCACCATCGACCGCGTCTTCAACGCCCCCGTTCCCCGCGTGTTCAACGCATTTGAGAACCCTGAAATCCGCCGCCGCTGGTTCGTCGAGGGCGAGGGCTGGGAGGTTGGCCGCTACGAGCTGAACTTCCAGGCGGGAGGCCGCGAGGGGGGGGTCTTCCGGTTCCAGGGAGGCCCGGAGATTGGCAACGACACGCTCTACACGGACATCATCCCCAACGAGCGCATCGTCTTCGCCTACACGATGACCATCGCAGGCAAGCGCATCTCCTCGTCGCTGGTGACGGTGCAGTTCACCGCCGAGGGCGACAAGACGCGCATGTCCTATACCGAGCAGGGCGCGTACTTCGAGGGCGGACAGGACGCGATCCGCGGCCGCGAAGCGGGCACGAAGGAACTGCTGGAGAAGCTGGCGCTGGAGTTCACGCGCTGA
- a CDS encoding VOC family protein, whose protein sequence is MTYKPDGYTSAAPYLVVDGANRTIDFLVEVFGAERLRMFPGDAGRLAHGEVRIDDTVIMLSDAANGWPVVPAHVHVYVADVDRIYQRALDAGAVAVKAPVNSGDGDKRGGFRDAGGTTWWVSTQEAR, encoded by the coding sequence ATGACCTACAAGCCCGACGGCTACACCTCTGCGGCACCTTATCTCGTAGTGGACGGCGCGAACCGGACCATCGACTTCCTCGTCGAGGTCTTCGGTGCCGAGCGGCTGCGCATGTTTCCCGGGGACGCCGGTAGACTGGCCCATGGTGAGGTCCGCATCGACGACACCGTCATCATGCTGAGCGACGCGGCCAACGGCTGGCCCGTGGTGCCGGCCCATGTCCACGTGTACGTCGCGGACGTGGACCGGATCTACCAGCGCGCGCTCGACGCCGGCGCCGTGGCCGTGAAGGCTCCTGTCAACAGTGGGGATGGGGACAAGCGCGGTGGTTTCCGCGACGCCGGTGGCACCACGTGGTGGGTGTCGACTCAAGAGGCGCGTTGA
- a CDS encoding 6-phosphofructokinase: MRLGVLTGGGDCPGLNALIRGLVKRGTHEFGYEFVGIENGYMGLVEPGLAHPLTEEDTRGILPKGGTILGTSNKANPFSYATREDGHWVERDVSDQVLRRCEELGLDGLIAVGGDGTLSIAHRLVEKGLKVVGCPKTIDNDLSGTDQTFGFDTARLIVTEALDRLHSTAEAHDRVMVVEIMGRHAGFLTLESGIAGGADVILIPEIPYSVESVVEKIRRRSTRRRSFSIIAISEGAFPQGGELAVLDTAEAIPGRGVVRLGGSGKVLADLLARHIEAEIRVTVLGHLQRGGSPSAADRVLATRYGCKVLDLVSAGQWDHMVALRAGEIIAVPLSESRKERRVDPAGELVRFTKSMGISFGD, translated from the coding sequence ATGAGACTTGGAGTCCTGACCGGCGGTGGCGACTGCCCCGGCCTCAACGCACTCATTCGCGGCCTCGTGAAGCGGGGCACGCACGAATTCGGCTACGAGTTCGTGGGCATCGAGAACGGCTACATGGGGCTGGTGGAGCCAGGGCTCGCCCACCCGCTCACCGAGGAGGACACCCGCGGCATCCTCCCCAAGGGCGGCACCATCCTGGGCACGTCCAACAAGGCCAACCCCTTCAGCTACGCGACCCGTGAGGATGGGCACTGGGTGGAGCGGGACGTGTCCGATCAGGTCCTGCGCCGCTGCGAGGAGCTGGGCCTGGACGGGCTCATCGCCGTGGGCGGCGACGGGACGCTGTCCATCGCCCACCGGCTCGTGGAGAAGGGGCTCAAGGTGGTCGGCTGTCCGAAGACCATCGACAACGACCTGTCCGGGACGGATCAGACCTTCGGCTTCGACACCGCGCGGCTCATCGTCACCGAGGCGCTCGATCGCCTGCACTCCACCGCCGAGGCCCATGACCGGGTGATGGTCGTGGAGATCATGGGCCGCCACGCTGGCTTCCTCACCCTGGAGAGCGGCATCGCCGGGGGCGCGGACGTCATCCTGATTCCGGAGATTCCGTACAGCGTGGAGTCCGTGGTGGAGAAGATCCGCCGCCGCTCCACCCGCCGTCGCAGCTTCTCCATCATCGCCATCTCCGAAGGCGCGTTCCCCCAGGGCGGCGAGCTGGCCGTGCTGGACACGGCGGAGGCCATCCCCGGCCGGGGCGTGGTGCGGCTCGGCGGCTCGGGGAAGGTGCTGGCGGACCTGCTGGCCCGGCACATCGAGGCGGAGATTCGCGTGACGGTGCTGGGCCACCTCCAGCGCGGGGGCAGCCCCAGCGCGGCGGACCGGGTACTGGCCACTCGCTACGGGTGCAAGGTGCTGGACCTGGTGAGCGCGGGCCAGTGGGACCACATGGTGGCCCTGCGCGCGGGCGAAATCATCGCGGTCCCCTTGAGCGAGTCGCGCAAGGAGCGCCGGGTGGATCCGGCGGGTGAGCTGGTGCGCTTCACCAAGAGCATGGGCATCAGCTTCGGGGACTGA
- a CDS encoding M4 family metallopeptidase, with protein sequence MFHPARHRHSIHCILPPYLARSIAQNGTSDQRERVLRTLSTDSTFRALRLAGSRTTPSTLVTRPRAMMVESALHRTIFDLRNSEAFPGTPVRFEGQEATDDIAVTEAYDGLGDTYNFFWEIFGRNSIDGDGMPLQAFVHYGNDYDNAFWDGRRMVFGDGDGDLFNRFTICLDVIAHELAHGVTEDEGPLWYFRQAGALNESMSDVFGSLVRQMKLNQKVDAADWLIGKGLFTGNVEGVALRSMKNPGTAFDDDVLGKDPQPGHMKDYVRTWEDNGGVHINSGIPNRAFYLVASQLGGYAWERAGRIWYDAIRDSHIKPDMGFLDFARITVMSATRLFGAGEEEDAVREAWEQVGIRVARSGVRMPAFVGAVTQPSTQAGRAPRA encoded by the coding sequence ATGTTCCACCCAGCACGACACCGGCACTCCATCCACTGCATCCTGCCGCCCTACCTGGCTCGCTCCATCGCGCAGAACGGCACCAGCGATCAACGTGAGCGTGTCCTGCGGACGCTTTCCACGGATTCGACGTTCCGTGCGCTCCGGCTCGCGGGAAGCAGAACGACCCCATCGACGCTCGTCACCCGTCCCAGGGCCATGATGGTGGAATCCGCGCTGCATCGGACCATCTTCGATTTGAGGAACAGCGAAGCGTTTCCTGGCACGCCCGTTCGCTTCGAGGGACAGGAGGCGACGGACGACATCGCCGTCACTGAGGCCTATGACGGCCTGGGAGACACCTACAACTTCTTCTGGGAGATTTTCGGACGCAACTCCATCGACGGGGATGGGATGCCGCTGCAGGCCTTCGTCCATTACGGGAACGACTACGACAACGCCTTCTGGGATGGGCGGCGCATGGTGTTCGGCGATGGGGACGGCGACCTCTTCAACCGCTTCACCATCTGCCTGGACGTCATCGCGCACGAACTCGCGCACGGTGTCACCGAGGACGAGGGACCGCTCTGGTATTTCCGCCAGGCGGGCGCGCTCAACGAGTCCATGTCCGACGTCTTCGGCTCCCTGGTGCGCCAGATGAAGCTCAATCAGAAGGTGGATGCGGCGGACTGGCTCATCGGCAAGGGACTCTTCACCGGCAACGTGGAGGGGGTCGCGCTGCGCTCCATGAAGAATCCGGGGACGGCCTTCGATGATGACGTGCTGGGCAAGGACCCTCAGCCCGGACACATGAAGGACTACGTCCGGACGTGGGAAGACAACGGGGGGGTGCACATCAACTCCGGAATCCCCAACCGGGCGTTCTACCTGGTTGCGTCGCAGCTGGGCGGCTACGCCTGGGAGCGGGCGGGGCGCATCTGGTACGACGCCATTCGCGACTCACACATCAAGCCCGACATGGGCTTCCTCGACTTCGCGCGCATCACCGTGATGTCCGCGACGCGCTTGTTCGGCGCGGGAGAGGAGGAAGACGCGGTCCGGGAGGCGTGGGAGCAGGTGGGCATCCGCGTCGCACGGTCGGGTGTCCGCATGCCCGCGTTCGTCGGCGCCGTCACCCAGCCCTCGACACAAGCGGGGCGCGCCCCCAGGGCGTAA
- a CDS encoding protealysin inhibitor emfourin → MRIELKREGGPAYFPGLARPRVVDLTSLPPEQAEALRKSVQAARFFELPPVVGTLPPGAADARRFTLTVEEEGRRHTVQFIEPVEEPRLHDLLEQVTKAERAQRRGARPGTPG, encoded by the coding sequence ATGCGTATCGAACTCAAGCGCGAAGGTGGGCCGGCCTACTTCCCTGGGCTGGCTCGGCCAAGAGTGGTGGACCTGACGAGCCTGCCCCCAGAGCAGGCGGAGGCGCTGCGGAAAAGCGTCCAGGCCGCCCGCTTCTTCGAACTGCCTCCCGTTGTGGGCACCCTGCCTCCAGGCGCCGCGGATGCCCGCCGGTTCACCCTGACCGTGGAGGAGGAGGGGCGGCGGCATACCGTCCAGTTCATCGAGCCCGTGGAGGAGCCACGGCTTCATGACCTGCTGGAGCAGGTGACGAAGGCGGAGAGGGCGCAGCGCCGCGGCGCTCGGCCAGGCACGCCTGGGTGA
- a CDS encoding tetratricopeptide repeat protein, translating into MNPAARADMESRADRALRRGELTEALGLYESLVRAFPHDEALALKLANARELLQPAELEVLEAVRAEASIPLPVGPSSPVQEGERLFALGDYAGAAACYRRAVQERPDSELLKERLIELYGLAKAMPLQSPTDRALPDKPEPRLQALLDRVASRRRLKRD; encoded by the coding sequence ATGAACCCCGCCGCCAGGGCCGACATGGAGTCACGTGCCGATCGCGCCCTGCGCCGCGGCGAGCTCACCGAAGCGCTCGGCCTGTACGAGTCGCTGGTGCGGGCCTTCCCGCACGACGAGGCGCTCGCCCTCAAGCTCGCCAACGCGCGCGAGCTGCTCCAACCCGCGGAGTTGGAGGTGCTCGAAGCCGTTCGGGCCGAGGCCAGCATCCCCCTCCCCGTGGGCCCTTCCTCCCCCGTCCAGGAAGGCGAGCGCCTCTTCGCGCTGGGCGACTATGCGGGCGCCGCTGCTTGCTACCGGCGCGCGGTCCAGGAACGCCCGGACAGCGAGCTGCTCAAGGAGCGGCTGATCGAGCTCTATGGCCTCGCGAAGGCCATGCCCCTACAGTCACCGACAGATAGGGCGCTTCCCGACAAGCCGGAGCCTCGGCTCCAGGCCCTGCTGGACCGGGTGGCCTCGCGCCGCCGCCTGAAGCGGGACTGA
- a CDS encoding sigma 54-interacting transcriptional regulator yields the protein MASLTVRTPDGKVRAVSLHKRLTSIGRGPDNDIPLEDTAVPASALHVTFDGTRYEVGSLGATFHVNGKKRDAHALSTGDVVRVGHTELIFARDDAPRAPPLPASPPRELIHTSNPDSHTSELPGVPGRELLLLRRLTAFSERLLGLYDLERLLESLMDEAIEVTRADKGFLILMENGDPRVKVARNVSRENIEDAVEKDKISDSIIAKVVKEQKALIVADALDSPEFNKSESVVNLRVHSVMCVPLMQKGDLFGVLYVGNDRLVNRFEPKSADMLTIFAAQASLILQNAMLVSDLKLDNTELRRKLEDQRYGDIVGACQGMRDVYKRIDKIAPTDISVLITGETGTGKELIAREIHRRSTRAKGPFITINCGAIPENLLESELFGHVKGAFTGAVATKAGKFQAAIGGTLFLDEIGEMPLQLQVKLLRALQEKVVYKVGDNRGEPVDIRVVAATNKVLEDEVKKNTFREDLYYRLNVVTLKLPPLRERGEDVVVLGRFFLQKYAREFSSKARGFTPSATVSMRKYGWPGNIRELENRLKKAVVLADKPLLGPDDLDLKPENLEPIMPLLQAKEEFQKRYINEVLARNNGNRTKTAKDLGVDPRTIFRHLEKLEAEKSGRPLPPEEGDELL from the coding sequence ATGGCCAGCCTCACCGTCCGCACCCCCGATGGCAAGGTCCGCGCAGTCTCCCTGCACAAGCGTCTCACCAGCATTGGCCGGGGCCCGGACAACGACATCCCGCTGGAGGACACCGCCGTGCCCGCCAGCGCCCTGCACGTCACCTTCGACGGCACGCGCTACGAGGTGGGCAGCCTGGGCGCCACCTTCCACGTCAACGGCAAGAAGCGCGACGCCCATGCGCTCTCCACCGGCGACGTGGTCCGCGTGGGCCACACCGAGCTGATCTTCGCCCGGGACGACGCGCCCCGTGCACCGCCGCTCCCCGCGTCCCCTCCGCGCGAGCTGATTCACACGTCCAACCCCGACTCGCACACCTCGGAGCTGCCCGGCGTCCCCGGCCGCGAGCTGCTGCTGCTGCGCCGGCTCACCGCGTTCAGCGAGCGGCTGTTGGGGCTCTACGACCTGGAGCGCCTCCTGGAGAGCCTGATGGACGAGGCCATCGAGGTGACGCGCGCCGACAAGGGCTTCCTCATCCTGATGGAGAACGGGGACCCGCGCGTGAAGGTGGCGCGCAACGTGTCCCGGGAGAACATCGAGGACGCGGTGGAGAAGGACAAGATCTCCGACTCCATCATCGCCAAGGTGGTGAAGGAGCAGAAGGCGCTCATCGTCGCGGACGCGCTGGACTCGCCGGAGTTCAACAAGAGCGAGTCGGTGGTGAACCTGCGCGTCCACTCCGTCATGTGCGTGCCGCTGATGCAGAAGGGCGACCTCTTCGGCGTCCTCTACGTGGGCAACGACCGGCTGGTGAACCGGTTCGAGCCCAAGAGCGCGGACATGCTCACCATCTTCGCGGCGCAGGCGTCGCTCATCCTCCAGAACGCGATGCTGGTGAGCGACCTCAAGCTCGACAACACCGAGCTTCGCCGCAAGCTGGAGGACCAGCGCTATGGCGACATCGTCGGCGCGTGTCAGGGCATGCGGGACGTGTACAAGCGCATCGACAAGATCGCGCCCACGGACATCTCCGTGCTCATCACCGGTGAGACGGGCACCGGCAAGGAGCTCATCGCGCGGGAAATCCACCGCCGCTCGACGCGCGCGAAGGGCCCCTTCATCACCATCAACTGCGGCGCGATTCCGGAGAACCTGCTGGAGAGCGAGCTGTTCGGCCACGTGAAGGGCGCCTTCACCGGCGCGGTGGCCACCAAAGCCGGCAAGTTCCAGGCGGCCATTGGCGGCACGCTCTTCCTGGACGAAATCGGGGAGATGCCGCTCCAGCTCCAGGTGAAGCTCTTGCGCGCGCTCCAGGAGAAGGTCGTCTACAAGGTCGGCGACAACCGCGGCGAGCCGGTGGACATCCGCGTGGTGGCGGCCACCAACAAGGTGCTCGAGGACGAGGTGAAGAAGAACACCTTCCGCGAGGACCTCTACTACCGCCTCAACGTCGTCACGCTGAAGCTGCCGCCCCTGCGCGAGCGCGGCGAGGACGTGGTGGTGCTGGGCCGCTTCTTCCTCCAGAAGTACGCCCGCGAGTTCAGCTCCAAGGCCCGCGGCTTCACCCCCTCCGCCACCGTGTCCATGCGCAAGTACGGCTGGCCGGGCAACATCCGCGAGCTGGAGAACCGGCTCAAGAAGGCGGTGGTGCTCGCGGACAAGCCGCTCCTGGGGCCGGATGACCTGGACCTGAAGCCGGAGAACCTGGAGCCCATCATGCCGCTGCTCCAGGCCAAGGAAGAGTTCCAGAAGCGTTACATCAACGAGGTGCTCGCCCGGAACAACGGGAACCGCACCAAGACGGCCAAGGACCTGGGAGTGGACCCGCGCACCATCTTCCGGCATCTGGAGAAGCTGGAAGCGGAGAAGTCAGGGCGGCCCCTGCCGCCCGAGGAGGGTGACGAGCTGCTCTAG
- a CDS encoding ArsR/SmtB family transcription factor: MPNQSDIDRVFHALGDPTRRAMVETLGNGPASVSALAKPLGISLAAVVQHLQVLEESGLVTTEKVGRVRSCRLEPKGFRVAEQWIADRKSLIERKFDRLEALLSEEPAPPSGDKP; the protein is encoded by the coding sequence GTGCCTAACCAATCGGACATCGACCGGGTCTTCCACGCCCTGGGGGACCCCACGCGCCGAGCGATGGTCGAAACCCTGGGCAATGGACCCGCCTCGGTGAGTGCGCTCGCCAAGCCGCTTGGCATCTCGCTCGCGGCCGTCGTCCAGCACCTTCAGGTGCTCGAGGAGAGCGGCCTCGTGACGACCGAGAAGGTTGGCCGCGTGCGCTCGTGCCGGCTGGAGCCCAAGGGCTTCCGGGTGGCCGAGCAGTGGATTGCCGATCGAAAGAGCCTCATCGAGCGGAAGTTCGATCGGCTCGAAGCCCTGCTGTCCGAAGAACCCGCCCCACCCTCTGGAGACAAGCCATGA